The DNA sequence GTTTTTTTTCGACCGCACGATGTTCGTGCGGTTGTTTCCATTTTCTCCTAGAGTTCTGTTCTCGAAACTGATTGTGATTAAGCTCGCGCCCGCAGCGTTTATCGCCGATTATACGGATTGCAGGTGGACGCGGCACCAATTATGTGCGGTGTTGAATAAACGTTTAGCTGGACTGTAGCTTCTCGATCTCATCCTTTTCTGAAATTTAATTCCACACTTCGTGGCGGGCCTCACGCTACTCCATGATTACCTTCTGTTTCATTTTTCATTTGAGTGTAAGTTTTCACAGAACTTTCTTCCGACCTGGAATCTCCCAAGTAATCGCGTCTTTTCGTTCGAACTATATTTGACGATATGTTCGTGCTCCTCCCTGACACTCTGAAGATCATGTCTGTTTCCGACGTAAGTACATCCTTACTGAACAGACCATTCGCATTCTTCTTCGTGTGCACCTTCGAGGGGGGTTTTCTCACCCATAGCTAATTCTTTTGGTTGTCGAAATACTATATACCATTTACTAAAGAAACCTGTTTACCCAAAGAGCAGCAGGTCGTACATGAAGGCATAGTTGTTAAGTACATGCACCAGTCAACAATCTTCCTGACTTAATTACATTTTAAAACGAGCTAAGATCATAAAAATGAAGTATTGGTTGAGAATAATATCCCCAATCTAACGGGATAAGATCTCCGGGGTATAACCCACCTTTTCCCTTAGGCTGGCCATTAGGTACCCACTTGCCTGGTCGAATGTGATCCTTGGGGGATTTGGTCTTGTATTGGGATCTGTAATGGCCTCCAGCAGAAATGGACCACTGCTTTCAAACATTTTTTTCACGCCACTTGCAATCTCTGAATTCTTAGAGATTCTCAGTGATTCTATTCCATAAGCAGATGCTATAGTGGAAAAATCAGGGTTTACGAGATCCACTCCCCATTGAGGATATCCCTCAACTTCCTGTTCAAATTTTATCATACCAAGTTTGCTGTTGTTAAACAATAAAATTTTAACCGGGATATTATATTTACGTATTGTGGCGAGTTCCGTCATGGTCATGGCGAATCCGCCATCACCAACAGCAGAGATTACCTGCCTGTCCGTGCTCATGGCAACGCCTATCGCCCCTGGCAAACTGTTGCCCATCGATGCGAGCGCCCCTGAGAACAGGAATCTTTGTCCTTTTTTTGCCATGTAGTGTCTGGCAATCCAGACCGTTGTGTTTCCTGTATCTGTCACGATAATAGCATTCTCTTTGGTTTCTTGAGAAAGTGTATGAGCAAGGAGAGCCGGATTCACTATCCCTGTATTCTTGCTTTCCAGATCACTCAATTCCCTTTTCCACGCGTATCCCGCAGCAACAAATTCTTCATAGTACTTGGTTGTCTTTTCTTTGACCATGGGAAGAATTGATTTAATGAATGTGTGCGAGTCCGACAGAACAGGTATTGATACAGGGAAAACTTTGCTGAAATTTCCAGCATCAATATCAACCTGTATGGCTCGAATGCCTTCCGGAATGAATTGCTTATACGGATAAGATGAACCGATTTCGATTAGTAGGTCTGATTTTGTTATTGCTTCCAGGGATGGTTTTGTTCCCAATAAACCGAGTCCGCCCAGAACTCTCTTATCGCTGTCCGAAAAAATACCCTTGCCCATAAGGGCATAGATGATGGGCGCACCGATTCTATAAGACAGATCAGCCAATTCAGAGCTTTCTTTCAAAGCTCCAGCGCCAATGAGCAGAACCGGCCTCTCGCTTGCATCTATAGCCGCCGCTGCCTCACTCAAGTCAGGGAAATAGGTGGGGGTGATTGTTTTGGTGGCATAAGAAGGTGAATCCTTAACTTTTTCCATAAAAACATCAAAGGGAACATTCAGGTGGGATACTCCCTTCAACCTAACAGAATCCCGAACAGCTCTCGAGATGACGTATGGAGCGTTCTCGGAGCTTGAAATAAACTGATTATAAACACTGACGTCGTCAAAAAGTTTGGTTAGATTCACTTCTTGATGGGAATCCTGCCCAAGTCTGCTTCTTTCAACCTGGCCAGTTATTGCAATGACCGAGGCTTTATCCATCTTAGCATCATATAAACCATTTAAAAGGTGTATGGATCCAGGCCCGGAGGTACCAAAGCACGCCACAGGCATTCCATTAAACTTGGAATCAAATGATGCCGCAAAAGCAGCTCCCTCTTCATGTCGTGTTTGTATATATTTTAGTTTCGGGTTCCTTCTTATCGCGTCAACCAGCGGATCTATAGAGTCACCTGGGATTCCATAAGCTCTCTGTACTCCACCGTTAACCAGGTAATCAACAATCGTATCTGCTACTGTTTTTGACATTTTCTCACAGTTTTGATATTACAATACGAATATCCCCTTTGTGCCTATATTTTTAGGGGCTCATGCAGATTTCTAAGGGAAAAGCTAATAACTATAGACTTCCGTTCTGTTAGTTATTTTTCATCTGAACAGGACCAATTGGTATGTTGCGCATTTCAGGA is a window from the Thermoplasmatales archaeon genome containing:
- a CDS encoding pyruvate dehydrogenase, which translates into the protein MSKTVADTIVDYLVNGGVQRAYGIPGDSIDPLVDAIRRNPKLKYIQTRHEEGAAFAASFDSKFNGMPVACFGTSGPGSIHLLNGLYDAKMDKASVIAITGQVERSRLGQDSHQEVNLTKLFDDVSVYNQFISSSENAPYVISRAVRDSVRLKGVSHLNVPFDVFMEKVKDSPSYATKTITPTYFPDLSEAAAAIDASERPVLLIGAGALKESSELADLSYRIGAPIIYALMGKGIFSDSDKRVLGGLGLLGTKPSLEAITKSDLLIEIGSSYPYKQFIPEGIRAIQVDIDAGNFSKVFPVSIPVLSDSHTFIKSILPMVKEKTTKYYEEFVAAGYAWKRELSDLESKNTGIVNPALLAHTLSQETKENAIIVTDTGNTTVWIARHYMAKKGQRFLFSGALASMGNSLPGAIGVAMSTDRQVISAVGDGGFAMTMTELATIRKYNIPVKILLFNNSKLGMIKFEQEVEGYPQWGVDLVNPDFSTIASAYGIESLRISKNSEIASGVKKMFESSGPFLLEAITDPNTRPNPPRITFDQASGYLMASLREKVGYTPEILSR